The proteins below are encoded in one region of Nymphaea colorata isolate Beijing-Zhang1983 unplaced genomic scaffold, ASM883128v2 scaffold0282, whole genome shotgun sequence:
- the LOC116244726 gene encoding GTP-binding protein ryh1 codes for MEQNLTQIKVIVVGDSGVGKSSILFRFVNDEFNEFSEATLGAAFVSKVHTYGQDKTIRFQVEMLISRSGIRPAKKNTSPSPPSTTDVRSFPSRVPNRTELFSALAEKYEEVKSQPAAGKVAVGNKLTSAAGEKKKKGGCCGGKEK; via the exons ATGGAGCAAAACCTAACGCAGATAAAGGTGATCGTGGTGGGCGATTCCGGCGTCGGCAAGAGCAGCATCCTCTTCCGCTTCGTCAACGACGAATTCAACGAATTCAGCGAGGCCACCCTCGGCGCCGCCTTCGTCTCCAAGGTTCACACCTACGGACAGGACAAGACCATACGCTTCCAAGTAGAAATGCTGATATCGAGGTCTGGGATACGGCCGGCCAAGAAAAATACAAGTCCATCGCCCCCATCTACTACAGATGTACGCTCCTTCCCATCAAGAGTCCCAAATCGCACT GAGCTGTTTTCCGCGCTGGCAGAGAAGTACGAAGAGGTGAAGAGCCAGCCGGCGGCGGGTAAGGTGGCGGTGGGTAACAAGCTGACTTCTGCTGcgggggagaagaagaagaagggcgGGTGCTGCGGCGGGAAGGAGAAGTGA